In the genome of Streptomyces sp. NBC_00190, one region contains:
- a CDS encoding ABC transporter permease translates to MSVGTFTPAPGAAPVSRMILAQTALETRMLLRNGEQLLLTVIIPALLLTLFSAVDIVDTGSGNSVDFLAPGILALAVMSTAFTGQAIATGFDRRYGVLKRLGASPLPRWALMASKTLSVLVTEVLQIALLTAIAFALGWSPHGNPLSVAALVLLGTAAFSGLGLLMAGTLKAEMTLAAANLVFLLLLVGGGVIVPMEKFPGAVQSVLGLLPISALSDGLREVLQHGAALPWGDAAVLAVWAVLGLGAAARLFRWE, encoded by the coding sequence ATGAGCGTCGGCACGTTCACCCCCGCCCCGGGGGCGGCCCCCGTCTCCCGCATGATCCTCGCGCAGACGGCGCTGGAGACCCGGATGCTGCTGCGCAACGGGGAGCAGCTGCTGCTGACCGTGATCATCCCGGCGCTGCTGCTGACCCTCTTCTCGGCCGTCGACATCGTCGATACGGGTTCCGGGAACTCCGTGGACTTCCTCGCCCCCGGCATCCTGGCCCTCGCCGTGATGTCCACCGCCTTCACCGGCCAGGCCATCGCCACCGGATTCGACCGCCGCTACGGGGTCCTCAAGCGCCTCGGGGCCTCCCCGCTGCCGCGCTGGGCCCTGATGGCCTCCAAGACCCTGTCCGTACTGGTCACCGAGGTGCTCCAGATCGCCCTGCTCACGGCGATCGCCTTCGCCCTGGGCTGGTCCCCGCACGGGAACCCGCTGTCGGTGGCCGCGCTCGTCCTGCTGGGCACCGCCGCGTTCTCCGGGCTGGGCCTGCTGATGGCGGGCACCCTCAAGGCCGAGATGACCCTGGCCGCCGCCAATCTGGTGTTCCTGCTGCTGCTGGTCGGCGGCGGGGTGATCGTGCCGATGGAGAAGTTCCCGGGCGCCGTCCAGTCCGTACTCGGGCTGCTGCCCATCTCGGCCCTGTCCGACGGGCTGCGCGAGGTGCTCCAGCACGGGGCGGCCCTGCCGTGGGGCGACGCGGCCGTACTGGCGGTCTGGGCCGTACTCGGTCTGGGCGCCGCTGCGCGCCTCTTCCGCTGGGAATGA